One part of the Bacillota bacterium genome encodes these proteins:
- a CDS encoding amino acid ABC transporter ATP-binding protein — MLTVEGLVKQYGKTRALAGVNLRVAPGETVVVTGPSGCGKSTLLRCIVRLTEPDAGRITFESQDVVSLPYRELLKVRRKIGFVFQRFNLIARLSALDNVALPLVGAGVAADEARERARRALERVGLSSGVALRRPAELSGGEAQRVGIARALATEPVLMLWDEPTASLDPILVGEVLDVMEDLAKAGDTAMVIVTHEMRFALRAADRLVLLEHGAVAEEGRPEEVFADPRSEIGRRYRRLLQL; from the coding sequence ATCCTGACCGTGGAAGGCCTTGTCAAGCAGTACGGAAAAACCCGCGCCCTCGCGGGCGTAAACCTTCGGGTCGCGCCAGGCGAGACGGTGGTGGTCACAGGCCCGAGCGGGTGCGGCAAGTCCACCCTCCTCCGGTGCATCGTGAGGCTCACCGAGCCGGACGCGGGGCGCATCACGTTCGAATCGCAGGATGTCGTGTCGCTGCCATACCGCGAGCTTCTGAAAGTCCGCCGGAAGATCGGTTTCGTGTTCCAGCGTTTCAACCTCATCGCGAGACTCTCCGCGCTCGACAACGTGGCGCTGCCGCTGGTTGGAGCGGGCGTAGCGGCAGACGAAGCCCGCGAGAGGGCCCGCCGGGCGCTCGAGCGCGTGGGGCTCTCCAGCGGCGTCGCGCTGCGAAGGCCAGCGGAGCTGTCGGGAGGGGAGGCCCAGCGCGTCGGGATAGCAAGGGCCCTTGCGACCGAGCCCGTCCTCATGCTGTGGGACGAGCCGACTGCGTCGCTTGACCCGATTCTCGTCGGAGAGGTGCTGGACGTCATGGAGGACCTGGCTAAAGCCGGAGACACCGCCATGGTCATCGTCACTCACGAGATGAGGTTCGCGCTTCGCGCGGCGGACCGGTTGGTATTGCTCGAGCACGGCGCGGTCGCGGAGGAAGGACGGCCTGAGGAGGTCTTCGCGGATCCGCGGTCAGAGATCGGCAGGAGGTACCGAAGGCTGCTTCAGCTCTGA
- the lpxC gene encoding UDP-3-O-[3-hydroxymyristoyl] N-acetylglucosamine deacetylase: protein MAARLLERETTVARAVSYRGRGLHTGRPSRVTIRPAPAGTGIVFARCDLPRRHMIPARIDFVGTSRRATGLSCDGVGVLTVEHILAAVLWVGVDNALIEVEGEEVPLGDGSSRTFVELVEEAGIVELERERRALRVRTPVWVTRDEACAIALPVEDDVLRVSFTFVAAKPGMRSEHVHFNEVTPEVFKRDIAPARTVGFQWEVAALREKGLALGVGQDEAVIVGENGYVGHSRFPDEAARHKALDLLGDIALLGRVSGHFIGIGSGHALNHELARALSRAAERAM, encoded by the coding sequence TTGGCCGCGCGGCTGCTTGAACGCGAGACCACGGTGGCCAGGGCGGTGTCGTACCGCGGGCGAGGTCTTCACACAGGCAGGCCGTCCCGGGTGACGATCCGTCCCGCCCCGGCCGGCACCGGCATCGTTTTCGCCCGCTGCGACCTGCCGCGGCGTCACATGATCCCCGCACGCATAGATTTCGTCGGGACATCGCGCCGTGCCACTGGGCTTTCCTGCGACGGCGTGGGCGTGCTTACAGTGGAGCACATCCTCGCCGCGGTCCTCTGGGTGGGAGTGGACAACGCCCTTATAGAAGTGGAGGGGGAAGAGGTCCCGCTCGGGGACGGGAGCTCGCGCACGTTCGTGGAGCTCGTCGAGGAGGCGGGTATCGTCGAACTTGAGCGTGAGCGGAGGGCGCTGCGGGTCCGCACACCCGTGTGGGTAACCCGGGATGAGGCGTGCGCCATCGCGCTGCCGGTCGAGGACGACGTCCTCCGCGTGAGCTTCACGTTCGTCGCTGCAAAGCCGGGGATGCGGTCGGAGCACGTGCACTTCAATGAGGTGACTCCCGAGGTGTTCAAGCGCGACATCGCTCCCGCCCGCACCGTCGGGTTCCAGTGGGAGGTCGCGGCCCTCCGGGAAAAGGGGTTGGCGCTTGGAGTCGGCCAGGACGAGGCGGTCATAGTCGGCGAGAACGGGTACGTAGGCCATTCGAGGTTCCCGGATGAGGCCGCCCGCCACAAGGCCCTTGACCTTCTGGGCGACATTGCGCTCCTCGGCAGGGTTTCGGGGCATTTCATCGGGATCGGCTCTGGGCACGCGCTCAACCACGAGCTCGCAAGGGCGCTTTCCCGGGCGGCCGAGCGCGCGATGTGA
- the fabZ gene encoding 3-hydroxyacyl-ACP dehydratase FabZ yields the protein MIDSVGIQAVLPHRYPFLLVDRIIELEQGKRAVGVKNVTIGEPFFQGHFPGNPVMPGVLILEAMAQVVAFAALGVEGARGKTPYLVAVDKAKFRRPVVPGDQLRLETELVRVRRDSGRAACAAFVDGKLVADAEMTFALVDAAGSAVGGGTNGAGSTTGSASGTCEGAETSEGTREQEGASQ from the coding sequence ATGATCGATTCAGTCGGGATTCAGGCGGTCCTGCCGCACAGATACCCATTCTTGCTGGTGGACCGCATCATCGAATTGGAGCAAGGCAAGCGCGCCGTAGGTGTCAAGAACGTGACCATCGGCGAGCCGTTCTTCCAGGGCCACTTCCCCGGGAACCCCGTGATGCCGGGAGTGCTCATCCTCGAGGCCATGGCACAGGTCGTAGCGTTCGCCGCGCTCGGTGTGGAAGGTGCGCGGGGCAAGACTCCCTATCTAGTGGCGGTGGACAAGGCCAAGTTCCGCCGGCCCGTCGTGCCCGGGGACCAGCTCCGGCTCGAGACCGAACTAGTGAGGGTGAGGCGCGATTCCGGCAGGGCTGCCTGCGCCGCTTTCGTCGATGGCAAGCTTGTCGCTGACGCTGAGATGACTTTCGCCCTCGTGGACGCCGCTGGCAGTGCCGTTGGCGGAGGGACTAATGGCGCCGGGAGCACCACGGGGAGCGCAAGCGGGACATGCGAAGGGGCCGAGACAAGCGAGGGGACACGCGAGCAAGAGGGGGCATCTCAATGA
- the lpxA gene encoding acyl-ACP--UDP-N-acetylglucosamine O-acyltransferase, with protein sequence MKTARTPGFRVRKIHETAIIHPTAKIGQDVVIGPYCVIGEDVTIGDGCKLASHVVIDGPTTIGKNCTFSSGARIGVEPQDFKYNGERTTLVIGDNNIFREFVTVSRGTVSGHGETRIGDNNMVMSYGHIAHDCRIGNHTIITGGAALAGHCTLEDHAIVGGMAGVHQFVKIGRMAMIGGMAKVTKDVPPYMLVDGNPARVIGVNIVGMRRNGTPPEVRDAVRRAYKILYESGLNLSQAIGRIEQELGGSEEIAHLVQFLKTSARGVIAGHPHESHATQG encoded by the coding sequence ATGAAAACCGCCCGTACACCCGGTTTCCGTGTTAGGAAGATCCATGAGACAGCCATCATCCATCCAACGGCCAAGATCGGGCAGGACGTGGTGATAGGGCCGTACTGCGTGATAGGTGAGGACGTGACCATAGGTGACGGGTGCAAGCTCGCGAGCCACGTGGTCATAGACGGGCCGACCACCATAGGGAAGAACTGCACGTTCTCGTCAGGGGCAAGGATCGGCGTGGAGCCGCAGGATTTCAAATACAACGGCGAGAGGACGACCCTTGTCATTGGCGACAACAACATCTTCCGCGAGTTCGTCACCGTGAGCCGCGGCACGGTCTCCGGCCACGGGGAGACGCGGATAGGTGACAACAACATGGTGATGTCCTACGGCCACATCGCCCACGATTGCCGCATCGGCAACCACACGATCATCACCGGGGGTGCAGCGCTCGCTGGCCATTGCACGCTCGAGGATCATGCCATCGTCGGTGGCATGGCCGGGGTGCACCAGTTCGTGAAGATCGGCAGGATGGCCATGATCGGCGGTATGGCCAAGGTGACCAAGGACGTGCCTCCATACATGCTGGTCGACGGGAACCCGGCCCGCGTGATCGGCGTGAACATCGTCGGCATGCGGAGGAATGGCACGCCGCCTGAGGTGCGTGACGCCGTGAGGCGTGCCTACAAGATCCTCTACGAGTCCGGCCTGAACCTTTCGCAGGCGATCGGCAGGATCGAGCAGGAGCTCGGCGGGAGCGAGGAGATCGCCCACCTCGTTCAATTCCTGAAGACCTCCGCACGGGGCGTTATCGCAGGCCACCCTCATGAATCCCACGCGACGCAAGGCTGA
- a CDS encoding LpxI family protein has protein sequence MTAAGQPRLGLIAGEGELAASVAKRASALGKEIIVVSLTDTLDPSVKDVASKIYHVDLRDAASIATILAREGVTEAVMIGKVWRADGFRRRRVAQAVEAVTVGRRCRTDVQILLGFAENLRQAGIALVSQLRYLDDALVQEGVMGRRIPTPAEWGDVEFGALVARAATEAGIGQAVAVRDRAVVAVEAAEGTDAMIRRAGRLASGCVVVKVSWPGQDERFDLPVVGPGTIEAMKKARAKVLACEAGRTIMVRKRDVVASADEAGIAVVGVSRTGMRGGAA, from the coding sequence GTGACCGCCGCAGGACAGCCCAGGCTCGGGCTCATCGCAGGCGAGGGGGAGCTCGCTGCGTCCGTCGCAAAGAGAGCTTCAGCCTTGGGTAAGGAAATCATCGTGGTATCCTTGACGGATACGCTCGATCCCTCCGTGAAGGACGTGGCCTCGAAGATCTACCACGTGGATCTCCGCGATGCGGCCTCCATCGCGACGATCCTTGCCAGGGAAGGCGTGACCGAGGCGGTCATGATAGGCAAAGTATGGAGGGCGGACGGGTTCCGCCGGCGCCGGGTGGCGCAAGCGGTCGAAGCGGTCACGGTTGGTCGGCGTTGCCGCACCGACGTCCAGATCCTTTTGGGGTTCGCGGAGAACCTGAGACAAGCGGGGATCGCCCTTGTGAGCCAGCTGCGCTACCTGGACGACGCGCTTGTGCAGGAGGGCGTCATGGGGCGCCGCATTCCGACCCCGGCGGAGTGGGGGGACGTCGAGTTTGGGGCCCTCGTGGCGAGGGCGGCGACGGAGGCCGGGATCGGCCAGGCTGTGGCGGTGAGAGACCGCGCTGTGGTGGCGGTGGAGGCGGCCGAAGGCACCGACGCCATGATACGGCGGGCGGGCAGGCTCGCTTCGGGGTGCGTCGTGGTGAAGGTGTCTTGGCCCGGCCAGGACGAGAGATTCGACCTCCCTGTGGTCGGGCCCGGCACGATCGAGGCCATGAAGAAGGCGCGCGCAAAGGTGCTCGCGTGCGAGGCCGGCAGGACCATAATGGTGAGGAAACGCGACGTCGTGGCCTCGGCGGATGAGGCCGGGATCGCCGTGGTTGGGGTGTCGCGGACAGGGATGAGAGGCGGAGCCGCTTGA
- the lpxB gene encoding lipid-A-disaccharide synthase, with amino-acid sequence MKVMIVAGEASGDLYGGHLASKLKLLRPDIDMFGLGGRLMQAAGVRLLFNPTGLSAVGLLEAVRSAAALRGVLGEARRALAAERPSCVVFIDFPEFNMRLAGTAASLGIKSVYLFAPTAWAWRRGRANRVARTVTKVASVFPLEAQVYREAGAHVEFIGHPLLDLVRPATAADRAAARAELGLGSALGSRAPVVGLLPGSRAQEIRLLLPPILEAAARIAGAKPGVAFVLPLAETVPERAVREAVEASGLPIQIVRGRAHECMAAADAIVVASGTATLEATIVGTPMVVVYRVSRSTALIGRLVLRTPYISWPNILAGRRAVPELLQDEANGEAIAHEVLRLLDDASCAGAMVGELARARAALGSPGALERAARLVVEVSVG; translated from the coding sequence TTGAAGGTAATGATCGTGGCCGGGGAGGCGTCCGGTGACTTGTACGGAGGCCACCTGGCCTCAAAGTTGAAGCTTTTGCGCCCCGACATCGATATGTTCGGTCTGGGCGGGAGGTTGATGCAGGCTGCCGGTGTGCGCCTGCTTTTCAACCCTACCGGGCTTTCGGCCGTTGGCCTTCTGGAAGCCGTGCGGAGTGCCGCTGCGCTGCGAGGTGTGCTCGGCGAGGCACGGCGTGCGCTCGCGGCGGAGAGGCCGTCGTGCGTGGTTTTCATCGACTTCCCCGAGTTCAACATGAGGCTCGCCGGGACCGCGGCCAGCCTCGGCATCAAGTCGGTGTACCTCTTTGCCCCGACGGCGTGGGCATGGCGGCGCGGTCGCGCCAACCGCGTGGCGAGGACAGTGACGAAGGTAGCATCGGTATTCCCGCTGGAGGCGCAGGTATACCGGGAGGCGGGTGCGCACGTGGAGTTCATAGGGCATCCGCTCCTCGATCTCGTGAGGCCCGCCACCGCCGCGGACCGGGCGGCCGCCAGGGCGGAGCTCGGCCTGGGATCGGCGCTCGGGTCTCGCGCGCCGGTGGTGGGCCTTCTCCCAGGGAGTCGCGCACAGGAGATAAGGCTCCTTCTCCCGCCGATCCTCGAGGCTGCGGCGAGGATCGCGGGCGCCAAACCCGGCGTTGCTTTCGTGCTGCCGCTCGCCGAGACCGTGCCCGAGCGCGCGGTGCGCGAGGCTGTTGAGGCGTCGGGCCTTCCCATCCAGATTGTGCGGGGGCGGGCGCACGAGTGCATGGCGGCTGCGGATGCGATCGTGGTCGCGTCGGGCACGGCCACCCTTGAGGCGACGATAGTTGGGACGCCAATGGTGGTGGTATACCGGGTATCGCGGTCCACCGCGCTTATCGGGAGGCTCGTCTTGAGGACGCCCTACATTTCCTGGCCCAACATCCTTGCGGGGCGACGCGCCGTCCCCGAGCTACTGCAAGACGAGGCGAACGGCGAAGCCATCGCCCACGAGGTCTTGAGGCTTCTTGACGATGCGTCGTGCGCGGGTGCGATGGTGGGTGAGCTTGCGAGGGCCCGCGCGGCGTTGGGGTCCCCGGGAGCGCTGGAACGCGCCGCGAGGTTGGTGGTGGAGGTGAGCGTCGGATGA
- a CDS encoding ABC transporter ATP-binding protein — MTDGRKGPLGRLIRTMLPYAHIFAGGLVCTVLAGLSNLVIYWVVKELIDRVLSGPDVAARASMLNLIVLGILVLFFVRGIVLYGQVYLMAFVGHRVVADLRERIYGHLQRMSLGFHESQRRGEMISRVMNDVAIVQTSVSSGMAELLSQVVVLAGTVGFMFYLDWRLSIVTLAIMPLVAAVVGKAGNRLRRITGLIQSTIADVTSVLQETLAGIRIVKAFTMEAHEMERFRRENEGNFAASLKGARVNAAVGPVVEFLAVIGLAVVLWYGGRQVISGRLTLGEFMAFLGAVGTAPTPIGRVSSAYGSFQQALGAADRIFSLLDEEPELEDAPGAVGLPAGLSGRVDFEDVYFAYRPDEPVLHGINLTVMPGEVVALVGPSGAGKTTLINLIPRFYDPSSGTVRIDGHDLRRVKLSSLRRVIGLVPQETVLFSVSVAENIAYGKPGATMKEIVEAAKLANAHEFVMRLPDRYDTLIGERGATLSGGERQRIAIARAILRDPRILILDEATSSLDPESEVQVQEALARLLRNRTTFIIAHRLSTVRMADRILVLDGGRIVESGTHDELMALNGVYTRLASARFGEDQVV; from the coding sequence TTGACGGACGGCAGGAAAGGCCCCCTTGGAAGGCTCATAAGGACGATGTTGCCTTACGCCCACATCTTCGCGGGCGGGCTCGTTTGCACTGTCCTCGCGGGCCTTTCCAACCTTGTGATATACTGGGTGGTCAAGGAGCTGATAGATAGGGTTCTCTCAGGGCCCGACGTCGCCGCGCGTGCCTCCATGCTGAATCTCATAGTCCTCGGCATCCTGGTGCTGTTCTTTGTGAGGGGGATCGTTCTGTACGGCCAGGTCTACCTCATGGCGTTCGTCGGGCACAGGGTGGTCGCGGATCTCCGGGAGAGGATATACGGCCATCTCCAGCGCATGTCATTAGGGTTCCACGAAAGCCAGCGCCGCGGCGAGATGATATCGCGCGTCATGAACGACGTGGCCATTGTCCAGACGAGCGTGTCGTCGGGCATGGCCGAGCTCCTGTCGCAGGTGGTTGTGCTGGCGGGAACGGTGGGTTTCATGTTCTACCTCGATTGGAGGCTTTCAATCGTCACTCTTGCCATAATGCCGCTCGTCGCCGCGGTTGTCGGGAAGGCCGGCAACAGGCTCCGGCGCATAACCGGTCTCATCCAGAGCACCATCGCCGACGTCACCTCGGTGCTCCAGGAAACGCTCGCGGGCATCAGGATAGTCAAGGCGTTCACCATGGAGGCCCACGAGATGGAACGGTTCCGCCGCGAGAACGAGGGGAATTTCGCGGCCTCGCTCAAGGGGGCGCGGGTGAATGCAGCGGTCGGGCCCGTGGTGGAGTTCCTTGCGGTGATAGGGCTGGCTGTGGTGCTGTGGTACGGCGGGCGGCAGGTCATATCCGGCCGCCTCACCTTAGGAGAATTCATGGCGTTCCTCGGAGCGGTCGGGACGGCACCGACTCCCATAGGGCGCGTCTCTTCCGCTTACGGTTCTTTCCAACAAGCCCTTGGCGCCGCGGACCGCATCTTCAGCTTGCTCGATGAGGAGCCTGAGTTGGAGGACGCGCCGGGCGCGGTCGGGCTGCCCGCTGGTCTTTCAGGCCGCGTGGATTTCGAGGACGTGTACTTCGCTTACCGGCCGGACGAACCTGTTTTGCACGGCATCAACCTTACGGTCATGCCGGGCGAAGTAGTGGCCCTGGTTGGGCCGAGCGGCGCAGGCAAGACCACGCTCATCAACCTCATCCCGAGGTTCTACGATCCCTCGTCAGGGACCGTGCGCATCGACGGCCACGATCTGCGGCGAGTGAAGCTGTCGTCGCTCCGGCGGGTCATCGGCCTTGTGCCTCAAGAGACCGTCTTGTTCAGCGTGAGCGTGGCAGAGAACATCGCGTATGGCAAGCCGGGCGCGACCATGAAGGAGATCGTGGAGGCTGCGAAGCTTGCGAACGCACACGAATTCGTGATGCGGCTGCCCGACCGGTACGATACTCTCATAGGAGAGAGGGGTGCGACGCTCTCGGGCGGGGAACGCCAGAGAATCGCGATTGCCAGGGCGATTCTGCGGGACCCGCGGATCCTCATTCTGGACGAGGCCACATCGTCTTTGGATCCCGAGTCGGAGGTGCAGGTACAGGAGGCTCTCGCCCGGCTGCTCCGGAACAGGACGACCTTCATAATAGCACACCGGCTCTCGACAGTCCGCATGGCCGATAGGATCCTCGTGCTCGACGGCGGGAGGATCGTCGAGTCGGGCACCCACGACGAGCTCATGGCGCTTAACGGGGTCTACACGCGGCTTGCGTCGGCGAGGTTCGGCGAGGACCAGGTTGTCTAG
- a CDS encoding NDP-sugar synthase, with protein sequence MKAMVMAAGVGSRLEPLTVNVPKPMVPVATRPAMEHILALLKRHGVTDVVANLWYLPEAIESYFGDGTAFGVTLRYSREQELRGTAGGVLAAKDLLCPPGRAEDGGTFVLIAGDALTSADLSRLVEFHRKRGALATIGLKPVADPSRFGVVVTDDEGMVLAFQEKPRPEEAKSNLANTMIYVFEPEIFDYIPPEGAPDFGRDIFPRLVREGAPFYGLPIDEYWCDIGTLGQYRLAHRDVLAGLTGIDIPGTEVSRGVWVGEGAEIHAAAEIEAPVLIGRGARLSGGVKVGPYSVIGDNCVIEEGASVFQSVVWNNTRVGRDARLKDCVVGSECYLKPGASLGEGVVLSDECIVEEGGVVKRNVKIWPRKTVKKRVAVW encoded by the coding sequence ATGAAAGCCATGGTTATGGCGGCCGGTGTGGGCTCGCGCCTCGAGCCCTTGACGGTGAATGTCCCGAAGCCCATGGTGCCCGTGGCGACCCGGCCGGCCATGGAGCACATCCTCGCCCTCCTGAAGCGGCACGGCGTGACCGATGTCGTCGCGAACCTCTGGTATCTTCCGGAAGCCATCGAGTCCTACTTTGGTGACGGCACAGCGTTCGGGGTCACGCTCCGCTACTCACGCGAGCAAGAGCTCCGCGGCACGGCTGGCGGCGTCCTAGCAGCGAAGGACCTCCTTTGTCCGCCGGGCCGCGCCGAGGACGGCGGCACGTTTGTCCTCATCGCTGGCGACGCTCTTACGTCCGCCGATCTCTCGAGGCTCGTGGAGTTTCACCGCAAGAGGGGCGCGCTCGCAACCATAGGGCTCAAGCCGGTGGCCGATCCTTCGCGGTTCGGCGTCGTGGTGACGGACGACGAGGGGATGGTGCTGGCGTTCCAGGAGAAACCGCGCCCTGAGGAAGCCAAGAGCAACCTCGCCAACACGATGATCTACGTTTTCGAGCCGGAGATCTTCGACTACATTCCTCCGGAAGGCGCGCCCGATTTCGGCAGGGACATATTCCCCCGGTTGGTAAGGGAAGGCGCGCCCTTCTACGGTCTTCCAATCGATGAGTACTGGTGCGACATCGGGACGCTTGGTCAGTACCGCCTTGCCCACCGGGATGTGCTCGCGGGGCTCACTGGCATCGACATCCCGGGGACGGAAGTCTCGCGCGGCGTATGGGTGGGCGAGGGCGCTGAGATACACGCGGCCGCCGAGATCGAGGCGCCGGTGCTCATCGGGCGCGGCGCTAGGCTGAGCGGCGGGGTGAAGGTCGGCCCGTATAGCGTGATCGGCGACAACTGCGTTATTGAAGAAGGGGCGAGCGTTTTCCAGAGTGTCGTCTGGAACAACACTCGCGTGGGACGCGATGCCAGGTTGAAAGACTGTGTCGTTGGGAGCGAGTGCTACCTCAAGCCCGGGGCGTCCTTGGGGGAGGGCGTGGTGCTGAGCGACGAGTGCATCGTGGAAGAGGGCGGCGTCGTCAAGAGGAACGTCAAGATCTGGCCGCGGAAGACCGTGAAGAAGAGGGTGGCCGTGTGGTGA
- a CDS encoding LPS export ABC transporter periplasmic protein LptC, with the protein MVIGAAGHLRPRRGPGREGGGKPAPALVMLILAVLATAIAATVCVRLYVKPVPANEGSVSQESPGDSAPAQQATAGDAQAGAQARGSLPGASMVLEGTRIVVPSPSGAPEWEFSAGTIEIAEERRMARLADVEGARYVDGAAETRVRARALTVDLASGRLEFEGVIEVSSKSGAVFSARRATWEPGASRFAASGEVTFSDGRSTMTGDALEADAALKEAVMKGSVRFSTVVSRG; encoded by the coding sequence GTGGTGATCGGGGCGGCTGGGCACCTTCGTCCCCGGCGCGGGCCCGGCAGGGAGGGCGGCGGCAAGCCTGCGCCTGCCCTCGTGATGTTGATTCTTGCGGTGTTAGCCACCGCCATAGCGGCCACGGTGTGCGTCCGGCTCTACGTCAAGCCTGTTCCCGCAAACGAGGGAAGTGTGTCGCAGGAGTCCCCGGGCGATTCCGCGCCCGCCCAGCAGGCGACGGCGGGCGATGCCCAAGCCGGGGCCCAGGCCCGTGGTTCTCTCCCAGGGGCAAGCATGGTCTTGGAGGGCACGAGGATAGTCGTTCCGAGCCCGTCCGGCGCACCCGAGTGGGAGTTCTCCGCCGGCACGATAGAGATAGCGGAAGAACGCAGGATGGCGAGGCTAGCCGACGTAGAAGGCGCGCGGTACGTGGATGGTGCCGCCGAGACGCGCGTGCGGGCACGGGCCCTCACTGTGGACCTTGCCTCGGGAAGGCTCGAGTTCGAAGGGGTCATCGAGGTCTCGTCCAAGAGCGGGGCGGTCTTCTCGGCCCGGAGGGCCACTTGGGAGCCGGGGGCGTCGAGATTTGCTGCATCCGGTGAAGTCACGTTCTCGGACGGGCGCTCAACCATGACCGGCGATGCCCTTGAGGCAGACGCCGCGCTCAAGGAGGCCGTCATGAAAGGAAGCGTTAGATTCAGCACCGTGGTGAGCCGGGGATGA
- the lptB gene encoding LPS export ABC transporter ATP-binding protein, which produces MSIICQDLVKSYGRRKVVQGVSLEVKQGEVVGLLGPNGAGKTTTFYMIVGLEAVREGAITLAGRDITRLPMHQRARLGLGYLAQEPSIFRKLTVEENILAVLELMRLAPAARRTLLEELLDQLAIGHLRRQMGYTLSGGERRRVEIARVLAASPKFILLDEPFTGVDPIAVADIQEIIARFRQQGLGVLITDHNVRDTLSIVDRAYIMHQGKILVSGDAATIADDPVARKFYLGERFTL; this is translated from the coding sequence GTGTCCATTATCTGCCAGGACCTCGTGAAATCCTATGGCCGGCGCAAGGTGGTTCAAGGCGTAAGCCTCGAAGTCAAGCAGGGGGAAGTGGTGGGGCTTCTCGGGCCTAACGGTGCGGGCAAGACCACCACGTTCTATATGATCGTGGGCTTGGAGGCCGTGCGTGAGGGCGCCATCACCTTGGCCGGCCGCGACATAACGCGGCTTCCAATGCACCAGAGGGCGAGGCTGGGCCTGGGTTATCTCGCGCAGGAGCCGTCCATTTTCAGGAAGCTCACGGTCGAGGAGAACATCCTTGCCGTGCTTGAACTCATGCGGCTTGCGCCAGCGGCGCGGCGCACCCTTCTCGAGGAACTCCTCGACCAACTCGCCATCGGGCACCTTCGCAGGCAAATGGGGTACACGCTCTCCGGCGGCGAGCGGCGGCGCGTCGAGATAGCGCGGGTCCTCGCCGCATCGCCCAAGTTCATCCTGCTCGACGAGCCCTTCACGGGTGTTGATCCCATTGCGGTTGCGGACATTCAAGAGATCATCGCGAGATTCCGGCAGCAGGGGCTCGGAGTGCTCATCACCGACCACAACGTCCGCGACACCTTGTCCATTGTGGACCGTGCTTACATCATGCACCAGGGCAAGATCTTGGTGTCCGGGGATGCAGCAACAATCGCGGATGATCCTGTGGCGCGCAAATTCTACCTTGGGGAGCGGTTTACGCTTTGA
- a CDS encoding YjgP/YjgQ family permease, translating into MIALRPKMLERYIYRELLGPFFFSVAAFTLIMVAGDLLFELARLLVDGEVGVGTALLVFALGLPRVMVLVLPMSTLLGTLLCYSRLSAGSEVVAMRAAGMSLQRLMAPAVVLGVAVSLVTVGLNETVVPAANRRSEEIMWEIGRRGNPFLQSNAVIKEFENGALARLIYADSYDARENTFKNVTVQEFENGKLARITEAARAKWEDAGWWFENGVVYTVLDGDRVASVRFARQEAQIAHRPSEVARGSLTPEEMSAKELGEYIRDLSAQGVGVARLLVQLYLKFAIPFASLVFGLVGAPLGVRTHRASTSLGFGMSILIIFVYYVIMSLSCAVAERGSVPPLLGAWFSNMVFGACGALMIARKS; encoded by the coding sequence TTGATCGCGCTAAGGCCGAAGATGCTCGAGCGATACATATACAGGGAGCTCCTCGGTCCCTTTTTCTTCTCGGTTGCGGCCTTCACCCTCATAATGGTGGCGGGGGATCTCCTTTTCGAGCTCGCGCGGCTGCTCGTGGACGGCGAGGTAGGTGTGGGGACAGCCCTGCTCGTCTTCGCGCTAGGCCTGCCCAGGGTCATGGTCCTCGTCCTGCCGATGTCCACTCTCTTGGGGACGCTCCTTTGCTACAGCCGCCTCTCCGCCGGGAGCGAGGTCGTGGCGATGCGGGCCGCGGGCATGAGCCTCCAGCGGCTGATGGCCCCGGCGGTCGTGTTGGGCGTGGCCGTGAGCCTTGTCACGGTGGGTCTGAACGAAACGGTGGTCCCTGCGGCGAACCGCAGGTCCGAGGAGATCATGTGGGAGATCGGGCGGCGCGGGAACCCGTTCCTTCAGAGCAACGCCGTCATAAAGGAGTTCGAGAACGGGGCCCTCGCGAGGCTCATATATGCGGATTCGTACGATGCCCGGGAGAACACGTTCAAGAATGTCACCGTCCAGGAGTTCGAGAACGGCAAGCTTGCCCGGATCACCGAGGCGGCGCGCGCCAAGTGGGAGGATGCCGGGTGGTGGTTCGAGAACGGGGTGGTGTATACTGTCTTGGACGGAGACAGGGTCGCCTCGGTGAGGTTCGCCCGGCAGGAGGCCCAGATCGCGCACAGGCCGTCCGAGGTCGCGAGGGGCTCGCTTACGCCCGAGGAGATGTCAGCGAAAGAACTTGGCGAGTACATCCGTGACCTCTCGGCACAGGGGGTTGGTGTCGCGCGCCTCCTGGTGCAGCTGTACCTGAAGTTTGCCATTCCCTTTGCCAGCTTGGTCTTCGGGCTCGTGGGGGCGCCGCTCGGGGTGAGGACGCACAGGGCTTCGACGTCGCTGGGCTTCGGGATGAGCATACTCATCATCTTTGTCTACTATGTTATAATGAGCTTGAGTTGCGCTGTGGCGGAGCGCGGCAGCGTGCCGCCGCTGCTTGGAGCGTGGTTCTCGAACATGGTCTTCGGGGCGTGCGGTGCCTTGATGATCGCGCGCAAGTCCTGA